The genomic interval CTTGCGATCGGAGCCGGTGGTGAAGTCCATGTCGCCCGCGAATTCGGGGTAGGTGCGGGATTCGATGTCCAGGATGGGGGCGGCGTCGTTCTTCAGCAGCAGCCCGACGCCGCAACCGTCACCGGGCACCGGGGCCTGGGCCAGTCCGCGAATCTCGGTCTGGGTGAACACCGGGCCCGCGGTGTTCTGCACGGTCGCGATCAGCGCGCTGCGGGCCGCGGTGGTCTGCAGGATCATCCGGGCCAGCGACATCATGTGCACGAACGCCGCGCAGCCGCCGTTGTGCACGTCGAATACCCAACCCGGTCGCATACCGAGCCGCCGCGCCACCTCCGGACCCGCGCCGAGCACGGGGTTGGTCGGCAGCTGGGTATGGGTGATCAGCACATCGATGTCCGAGATCGTCTGCGCCCCATGGCGTTCGATCAGTGGCGCGACGGCCTGCTCGACCATGTCGACCGCGGTCTCGTCGCGTCCGGCGTGGTGGCGGGCCTTGGGCGCCCGGAACATCACGTTCTTCGCCATCCGCTCGGAACGGGAGAAGCGCGTGAAGTACTCGGTGCCGACCGGATCGCCGGGCAGGTAGGAGGCCACGTCGGCCAGGCTGACGGGCGGCAACGCGGGTGCGGTTTCGGTGGATGCCATCGACATGCCTCACTTCATCCAGTCGGGTTTGATCGGCAGTTCGTTGGCGGCCCGGTACTCACAGATCGCCTTGAGGTTGTCCAGTTCGAGCTGGTGGCCGGCGGAGAACATCTCCCAGAAGTCGCCGACCCAGACCGGGCGCTTCGGCGGTGCCGCCTCGGGATAGGGATTCTCGTCGTAGAACGGGTGGTGGCAATTCGTCCACAGCACTACCGAACCCGGCTTGTTGAAGACCACCTGGGCGTCGACCACGCGCATCAGGTACACCATCCACAGGTGCTGGCCCTGATCCCAGGCGCAGTGGTAGTCGACCGTCATGGCGTCCGGGTTGGCGACCGTGCGGGTGAAGATCTTGGTCTCCGGGCCCAGCCGGTCGTAGGCCAGCCAGAGCCCCGG from Nocardia wallacei carries:
- a CDS encoding 3-oxoacyl-ACP synthase III family protein, whose protein sequence is MASTETAPALPPVSLADVASYLPGDPVGTEYFTRFSRSERMAKNVMFRAPKARHHAGRDETAVDMVEQAVAPLIERHGAQTISDIDVLITHTQLPTNPVLGAGPEVARRLGMRPGWVFDVHNGGCAAFVHMMSLARMILQTTAARSALIATVQNTAGPVFTQTEIRGLAQAPVPGDGCGVGLLLKNDAAPILDIESRTYPEFAGDMDFTTGSDRKYWEPGEGQGCVSFSESRITKVFARGNRLVPEVALAVCERIGVKGRDIDTFVTNQPNRLFLRNWHDALELPAERHPDTFDQCGNLFAAGIPVTLDAENRAGRLRNGSVVLLSAFAHAGDFAAAAAVRWGAAR
- a CDS encoding SRPBCC family protein is translated as MTTSSLPALSDIPEHELPGVLRIENSDREATTPVIMDMLRSVYPHDQIYGEFCPVQAYIDAPPRAVYDYLADTRSLEEWTYSLRGFVETDEPGLWLAYDRLGPETKIFTRTVANPDAMTVDYHCAWDQGQHLWMVYLMRVVDAQVVFNKPGSVVLWTNCHHPFYDENPYPEAAPPKRPVWVGDFWEMFSAGHQLELDNLKAICEYRAANELPIKPDWMK